One Dictyoglomus turgidum DSM 6724 DNA window includes the following coding sequences:
- the rplO gene encoding 50S ribosomal protein L15, giving the protein MKLFELKPKLGSRKKPKRVGCGYAASGKYAGRGMSGQNARTGDGVRPGFEGGQTPLTRRLPKMEGIPRAPRRKYTVVNLSTLEKKFEANEVVDPNILLERKIIKEIGFGVKILGDGELTKPLVVKAHAFSEKAREKIESVGGKAEVIE; this is encoded by the coding sequence TTGAAACTGTTTGAATTAAAACCTAAATTAGGTTCCAGAAAGAAGCCTAAGAGAGTTGGCTGTGGTTATGCAGCCTCTGGAAAGTATGCTGGAAGAGGAATGAGTGGACAAAATGCGAGAACAGGAGATGGTGTAAGACCTGGTTTTGAGGGTGGCCAAACTCCTCTTACAAGACGTCTTCCAAAGATGGAAGGTATCCCAAGAGCTCCCAGAAGAAAATATACTGTAGTGAATTTGTCTACTTTAGAGAAAAAATTTGAGGCAAATGAAGTAGTTGATCCTAATATTCTTTTAGAAAGAAAAATTATAAAAGAAATAGGATTTGGGGTAAAAATTCTTGGAGATGGTGAATTGACAAAACCTCTTGTTGTAAAAGCACATGCTTTTTCTGAAAAAGCCCGTGAGAAGATTGAAAGTGTGGGCGGAAAAGCTGAGGTGATTGAATAG
- the secY gene encoding preprotein translocase subunit SecY: MFDTLVRAFRIPDLRKKILFTLFIFAVYRLGAHIPVPGVDRVALANLFRSQGALGFLDLFTGGALSRFSIFSMGIIPFINASIMMELLTAVFPSLAELKKEEDGRKKLTRYARNLSVLLAAIEAFGLTIFMHNFKVIPSLSPLYVISSVITLTAGSTFIMWLGEQISQYGIGNGVSLLILTSIVARFPTDLARTFALLSRGEIGILNVIAFFALLILIIIGVVWEESAERRIPVQYSRRIVGRRVYGGQSTYLPLKLNQAGVIPIIFAITILMVPQTFIPVAKVSWLKAILGIFSPNSVLYPIIYFLLVLGFTYFYSSIVFDPADLAENFKKYGGFIPGVRPGKPTEEYLAKTLNRLNFFGGVFLGIIALLPTFIERLTGVTEFQLGGTSILIMVGVILETIKTLEAQMIMKSYEGFLR, encoded by the coding sequence GTGTTTGATACTTTGGTTAGAGCTTTTAGAATACCTGATTTAAGAAAAAAAATATTATTTACTCTTTTTATTTTTGCCGTTTATCGATTGGGAGCTCATATTCCGGTTCCAGGAGTAGATAGAGTAGCATTGGCTAACCTCTTTAGGAGCCAAGGAGCTTTGGGCTTTTTGGATCTATTTACAGGGGGAGCTCTTTCTCGTTTTTCAATTTTTTCCATGGGAATTATTCCATTTATTAATGCTTCCATTATGATGGAGCTTTTAACTGCGGTGTTTCCCTCCTTAGCTGAATTAAAAAAGGAAGAAGATGGGAGAAAGAAATTAACAAGATATGCAAGAAATTTATCAGTTCTTCTTGCTGCTATAGAAGCTTTTGGCTTAACTATATTTATGCATAATTTCAAAGTAATCCCTAGCTTGAGCCCACTTTACGTCATAAGTAGCGTAATAACTCTTACTGCTGGAAGTACTTTTATTATGTGGCTTGGAGAGCAAATATCCCAATATGGTATAGGAAATGGAGTTTCACTTTTAATATTGACATCCATAGTTGCCCGTTTTCCTACAGATCTTGCTAGGACCTTTGCGCTGCTCAGTAGGGGTGAAATTGGAATACTTAACGTAATAGCATTCTTTGCTTTATTAATCCTTATAATAATTGGAGTTGTCTGGGAGGAAAGCGCAGAGAGGAGAATTCCAGTTCAGTATTCTCGTAGAATAGTAGGGAGAAGAGTTTATGGAGGTCAGAGCACTTATCTTCCTTTAAAGCTGAATCAAGCTGGAGTTATACCAATAATCTTTGCAATAACCATCTTAATGGTACCTCAAACTTTTATCCCTGTAGCTAAGGTTAGTTGGCTGAAAGCAATTCTTGGTATCTTTTCTCCTAATTCTGTTTTATATCCCATAATATATTTTCTGTTAGTTTTGGGGTTTACTTATTTTTATTCCTCTATAGTTTTTGACCCTGCAGATCTTGCGGAGAATTTTAAAAAGTATGGAGGATTTATTCCTGGAGTTAGGCCCGGAAAGCCTACTGAAGAATATCTTGCAAAGACTTTAAATCGTTTAAACTTTTTTGGTGGTGTCTTTCTTGGTATTATTGCATTGCTTCCTACTTTTATTGAAAGGCTAACTGGAGTAACGGAGTTTCAGCTTGGTGGAACAAGTATATTGATTATGGTCGGAGTAATCCTTGAGACTATAAAAACCTTAGAAGCTCAAATGATAATGAAAAGTTATGAGGGGTTTTTAAGATGA
- a CDS encoding adenylate kinase, whose product MMKAIIFLGPPGAGKGTHAKEVSQILNIPHISTGDIFREHVKNQTDLGIKVKSYLDAGKLVPDEVVWEVVKDRIDKEDCKNGFILDGFPRTILQAEMLEKYLKEKNADIKVIYLDAPDELVIRRLSARRVCKNCGAIYNLISMPPKKDGICDICGGELYQRSDDKPEVIKQRLETYYKETQPLIDYYKNKDIMYTINAEKEREEVLKEILKVINE is encoded by the coding sequence ATGATGAAAGCAATAATTTTCTTAGGACCTCCAGGTGCGGGTAAAGGTACTCATGCTAAAGAAGTAAGTCAGATTTTGAACATTCCTCATATCTCTACAGGTGATATTTTTAGAGAACATGTTAAAAATCAAACTGATTTGGGAATTAAAGTAAAAAGCTATTTAGATGCTGGAAAGTTAGTTCCTGATGAGGTGGTTTGGGAAGTAGTAAAAGATAGAATAGATAAAGAGGATTGTAAAAATGGTTTTATTTTAGATGGATTTCCAAGAACGATTCTGCAGGCAGAGATGTTAGAAAAGTATTTAAAGGAGAAAAATGCAGACATAAAAGTAATTTATCTTGATGCTCCTGATGAGTTAGTAATTAGAAGGCTTTCTGCAAGAAGAGTCTGTAAAAATTGTGGAGCAATATATAATTTAATATCCATGCCTCCTAAGAAAGATGGTATTTGTGATATATGTGGGGGAGAATTATATCAACGAAGCGATGATAAACCCGAAGTTATAAAACAAAGATTAGAAACTTATTATAAAGAAACGCAACCCTTAATTGATTATTACAAGAATAAGGATATTATGTATACTATTAATGCCGAAAAAGAGAGAGAAGAAGTACTAAAAGAAATTCTAAAGGTGATTAACGAATGA
- the map gene encoding type I methionyl aminopeptidase translates to MNIFLKNKEDIEIMKAGGKILAKILKDMEKELKEGMTTYDLARIAEKLMKNYDVKPAFKGYRGYPEVICVSINEEVVHGIPSKNKYIKSGDIVSIDIGIEYEGFFLDAAKTYPIGEVSPLGLRLIQVTEEALWRGITKAQVGNRLSDISWAIQEYVEKNGFNVIRDFVGHGIGRSLHEPPNVLNYGPPGMGPILKEGLVIAIEPMVVTGSYEVKILENGWTAVTKDGGLAAHFEHTVAITPSGPLVLTME, encoded by the coding sequence ATGAATATTTTTCTTAAGAATAAGGAAGATATTGAAATAATGAAAGCAGGAGGAAAGATATTAGCAAAAATATTAAAAGATATGGAAAAGGAATTAAAAGAAGGAATGACTACATATGACTTAGCAAGGATTGCAGAAAAACTGATGAAGAATTATGATGTTAAACCTGCCTTTAAAGGATATAGAGGTTATCCTGAAGTTATTTGTGTTTCTATAAATGAAGAGGTAGTTCATGGCATACCAAGTAAAAATAAATATATAAAATCGGGAGACATTGTTAGCATAGACATAGGTATAGAATATGAGGGGTTTTTTTTAGACGCAGCTAAGACTTATCCTATAGGCGAAGTATCTCCTTTAGGATTGAGATTGATTCAAGTTACGGAAGAAGCACTATGGAGAGGTATTACAAAGGCACAAGTAGGTAATAGGCTTTCTGATATTTCCTGGGCAATTCAGGAGTATGTAGAGAAGAACGGGTTTAATGTGATTAGAGATTTTGTTGGACATGGTATAGGTAGAAGTTTACATGAGCCTCCTAATGTATTAAACTATGGTCCTCCTGGAATGGGGCCTATATTAAAAGAGGGACTTGTTATTGCTATTGAGCCTATGGTAGTGACAGGAAGTTATGAGGTAAAAATCCTTGAAAACGGATGGACTGCAGTTACTAAAGATGGTGGATTGGCAGCTCATTTTGAGCATACTGTAGCAATAACTCCAAGTGGACCTCTTGTATTAACAATGGAGTAG
- the infA gene encoding translation initiation factor IF-1: protein MDKKDREVIEVTGTVKEALPNATFKVQLDNGLEILAYISGKMRMNFIRVMPGDRVKVELSIYDLSKGRIIYRYTNKEGNKDEG, encoded by the coding sequence ATGGATAAAAAGGATAGAGAGGTAATTGAGGTGACTGGTACGGTAAAAGAGGCCTTGCCAAATGCAACTTTTAAAGTACAATTAGATAATGGTTTAGAGATTTTGGCTTATATATCTGGTAAGATGAGAATGAATTTTATAAGGGTAATGCCTGGTGATAGAGTAAAAGTAGAATTATCCATATATGACCTTTCTAAGGGCAGAATCATATACAGATATACTAATAAGGAGGGTAATAAGGATGAAGGTTAG
- the rpmJ gene encoding 50S ribosomal protein L36 has product MKVRSSVKKICEKCKIVRRGGRVFVICENPRHKQKQG; this is encoded by the coding sequence ATGAAGGTTAGATCCTCAGTAAAAAAGATATGTGAAAAATGTAAAATAGTAAGAAGAGGCGGTAGAGTCTTTGTAATATGTGAGAATCCAAGACATAAGCAGAAACAAGGATAG
- the rpsM gene encoding 30S ribosomal protein S13: MARIAGVDLPSNKKVEIALTYIYGIGRTTSKKILQATGVDPNKRVKDLTEEEISKLREEIENNYKVEGDLRQEVAANIRRLIEIGCYRGIRHKRGLPVRGQRTRCNARTRKGPRKTVGAKRKEK; encoded by the coding sequence ATGGCACGTATTGCAGGAGTAGACTTACCAAGTAATAAAAAAGTGGAGATTGCTTTAACATACATATACGGTATTGGACGTACCACAAGTAAGAAGATTCTTCAAGCTACTGGGGTGGATCCAAACAAGAGAGTTAAGGATCTTACTGAAGAAGAAATAAGTAAATTGAGGGAAGAAATTGAGAATAACTATAAAGTGGAAGGGGATCTAAGGCAAGAAGTGGCAGCAAATATTAGAAGGCTTATTGAAATAGGTTGTTATAGAGGTATAAGGCATAAGAGAGGACTTCCAGTTAGGGGACAGAGAACTCGTTGTAATGCCCGTACTAGGAAGGGCCCAAGGAAGACTGTGGGGGCTAAGAGAAAGGAAAAATAA